In Comamonadaceae bacterium OTU4NAUVB1, one DNA window encodes the following:
- a CDS encoding DUF421 domain-containing protein, which translates to MRQQSIEHVGQVRTAILETNGSVSFFFYADDEVKSGLPVLPKVFGQRSKHMNHKGLYACTTCANVQQLDAGRHTCVRCHQDEWVQAMASKRLA; encoded by the coding sequence ATGCGCCAACAGTCCATCGAGCATGTGGGCCAAGTGCGAACGGCAATCCTCGAGACCAACGGTTCGGTCAGCTTTTTCTTCTACGCTGACGACGAGGTCAAGTCTGGCTTGCCCGTGTTGCCCAAGGTCTTTGGTCAAAGAAGCAAGCACATGAATCACAAAGGCCTGTATGCCTGCACCACGTGCGCGAACGTCCAGCAACTGGATGCAGGTCGCCACACATGCGTGCGGTGCCATCAAGATGAATGGGTACAAGCCATGGCGTCAAAACGCTTGGCCTGA
- a CDS encoding Crp/Fnr family transcriptional regulator, with protein MTSNDNALIARLDGTDRTRFLDLCERTQLIPTTCLFQPGDPINHVYFPGEGFVCLMAHEADTPELIIAMVGREGMLDSCAILGIAHTPVRALVHGEGWAWRMPTQVFDQQLKTSPALKRLMDRYVAVVLNQSATLALCLRFHEVGARLARWLLMSQDRTGSSHCQVTQEALGSMLGVRRVSITTAANVLQQRGAISYRRGDIHILDRTMLEETACSCYRADQESYEALLR; from the coding sequence TTGACCTCGAACGACAACGCACTGATCGCCCGCCTCGATGGCACCGATCGCACACGCTTTCTCGACCTGTGCGAGAGAACACAGTTGATCCCCACGACCTGCCTGTTCCAGCCGGGCGATCCAATCAACCATGTGTATTTTCCTGGTGAGGGGTTTGTCTGCCTCATGGCACACGAGGCTGACACCCCGGAACTGATCATCGCGATGGTGGGCCGGGAGGGCATGCTGGACTCGTGTGCGATCTTGGGCATCGCACACACCCCGGTGCGAGCGCTTGTTCATGGCGAGGGGTGGGCCTGGCGAATGCCCACCCAGGTCTTTGACCAGCAGTTGAAAACCAGCCCGGCGCTCAAGCGCCTGATGGACCGGTATGTGGCGGTGGTGCTGAATCAATCCGCGACGCTCGCTCTGTGCTTGCGCTTCCACGAGGTTGGTGCGCGCCTGGCACGGTGGCTGCTGATGAGCCAGGACCGTACCGGATCGAGCCACTGCCAAGTGACCCAGGAAGCGTTGGGCAGCATGCTAGGGGTGCGCCGCGTGAGCATCACCACGGCGGCGAACGTGCTGCAACAACGTGGCGCCATCAGCTACCGCCGCGGTGACATCCATATTCTTGATCGCACAATGCTGGAAGAGACGGCCTGCAGTTGTTATCGTGCCGATCAGGAAAGCTATGAGGCGCTGCTGCGTTGA
- the crcB gene encoding fluoride efflux transporter CrcB gives MNSSISFFAVVIGGALGCVSRWLLGMALNMIFPAIPPGTLVANLLAAYLVGLALAFFGAHPELPPQWRLLVITGFLGGLSTFSSFSGEVVQLMRHDRLGMACAAMTLHLGGSLLLTFAGMATTSLLRGR, from the coding sequence ATGAACTCGTCAATCTCATTTTTTGCAGTGGTGATCGGCGGAGCGTTGGGGTGTGTTTCACGTTGGCTGCTGGGCATGGCGCTGAACATGATTTTTCCGGCGATTCCACCGGGCACCCTGGTTGCCAACCTGCTGGCTGCTTACCTGGTGGGACTTGCGCTGGCGTTCTTTGGTGCCCATCCTGAACTGCCACCACAATGGAGACTGCTGGTCATCACAGGATTTCTTGGTGGTTTGAGCACGTTCTCGAGTTTTTCGGGTGAGGTGGTCCAGCTGATGCGCCACGATCGCCTTGGGATGGCCTGCGCCGCGATGACGCTACACCTTGGCGGCTCGCTGTTGCTGACCTTCGCAGGCATGGCCACAACGTCGCTCCTGCGAGGCCGCTGA
- a CDS encoding type II toxin-antitoxin system PemK/MazF family toxin: MSVVWWAEPTAGDIVWCHFPDDIHPRPKPRPALILSVFDDASPQFQVSVVYGTSQRTTTLYQGEFSILRLRNLAACEMAGLSYDTKFDLKQIVDLPYNTDWFSVPPSAPHGQNPKLGTLHPSLVKALLAAHKAATS; the protein is encoded by the coding sequence ATGAGCGTCGTGTGGTGGGCAGAGCCCACGGCCGGCGACATTGTCTGGTGCCATTTCCCTGACGACATCCATCCAAGACCCAAGCCGCGCCCAGCCCTGATTCTGAGTGTGTTTGACGACGCGTCGCCACAGTTCCAGGTCAGTGTGGTCTACGGGACCAGTCAGCGGACCACGACCCTTTACCAAGGTGAGTTCTCGATCCTGAGGCTGCGCAACCTCGCCGCCTGTGAGATGGCGGGTCTGAGCTACGACACCAAGTTCGATCTGAAGCAGATCGTGGACCTGCCCTACAACACCGACTGGTTTTCAGTTCCGCCTTCGGCGCCGCACGGCCAAAACCCGAAGCTCGGAACGCTGCATCCATCGCTGGTCAAAGCTTTGCTGGCCGCCCACAAAGCCGCAACGTCGTGA